GACCAGGGTCACAGAGGCCATCAACGCGGCTAGAGAAACACATATAATAAGAGGATCATATCCTTTGAGGATAGCGGGGAGCAGGACCTTAACCAGAACAGTCACCGTGAAAATAAAGGAAACAAAGGCCTTGACACCCATGTACCTGGCAAAGAGGATGAGCAGAAAGGTAAAGATGATGAACATTATCAGGTGCCAGCTCTGCCGATCGTAATCTACCAGTTTCGCGGCCTTGATTTTTTCTTCTTCAAGGTCAAGCATGAACAGGGCCCTGTCTCCGACCTCGACGTATCTGTCCAGCATGAGATGCCCAAGCATTTTGTTGATTACAATAATCTCTTGCCCTTTCAGAGGTCCCCGTATAATTTGGGCTGTGACTTTCTGCTGCCCTAATCTAATCACACCTGCGAGTTTGGTATGATCCTCCATCCGAATGATCTTTGCCATAACAGGGGTTGAACCTGGCTGTTTTTCTCTATCAGCAAAGAGAAAAAGACCAGCAGAGAAAGAAAGTATAACAATAATGAATACCGTATCCTTATTGAGGAGCCTGCCGGTTATTTCTTTTGTTTTGATTTTTTTACTCATCAGTTAACGTCTTCTAGCCTGTACGAGTTCTCAATTCGGACTTTCGAACCGTAAATTCGGTGGTAAAGCACTCCGGCGATGACGGCCGTTATGGGGGCGACCATAAGCATGCCAATAGATCCGGCCAGAATTCTCAGGATTTCTGCCGACACGAAATTATAATTTAAAATACGAGCCAGATGTGTTTCCTTGGCGTCAAATACCAGGAGAAGGAAGAGGCTGCAGCCGGCATAGGCCAGAAGAAGGGTGGTTACCATGGTGCCGAGGGCTGCCCGCCCCACTTCAAACCCTGATTGGATAAGTTTCCTGGCGCCTAAAGAAGGATTGGCCTTGACTACTTGCTCCACAGCGGTGGCTATGGCAATAGCCACGTCAACCATGGCTCCCGATGCCCCCAGGATAACCGCCCCCCAAAATATCCTGTCCAGGTTAAGATATGGGTATCCGGAAAAAAGAAGTATGAGCGAATGCTCAGAAGCCATTCCCTCCAGTCGTATTCCCTTACCAGCAAGAACGGTCAGTCCGGCGGCCAGAACCATACCGATCATCACTCCAACCATGGCGGCCAGGGTCCTGATACTAAACCCACTGACCAGAAGAAGGGTGACTGATGCTACCAAACCGGCCAGGGAGAGACATAAAAGGAGAGGATCATATCCTTTAAGGACAGCGGGGAGCAGGATTTTTACCAGGACCGCCACAGTGAAGATAAAGGAGACTAAGGCCTTAACCCCGGTATGCCGGGCAAAGAGGATGAGAAGCATGGCAAAGATAACGAACATAATCAGATGCCAGCTCTGCCGATCAAAATCTACCAGCTCTGCTTCCCTGATGACCCCCTCTTCCAGATCAAGCGAAAATATGGCTCGGTCTCCAACCTCGATAAATCGGTCCAACATCAGATTGCCAACCAGGTCGTTATCAACAATGATTTTCCGCCCCTGAAAAGGTCCCCGAAGGACACAGGCGGTTACCTTCTGCTCGCCCACTTTCAAATAGGTCCCCATGATTTCCGTGTTGTCTTCGATCCCAATGATCCGGGCGTATACAGTAACCCTTTTATGCTTTTGAGGGCCAACAAATAGAAAAAGACCAGCAGGAATGAGCAGAACAGCCGCAACAAAAGCTATATCCCTGGTTATAAACTTCTTCATTGAGTTCCTGAGGTTCTTTCTGTCTATTAATGCCTTGTCTTTAATGGAAAAAGAAGGGGCAGAGTTAACTCCTGCCCCTCCAATCTTTTAAAAATTTATTTGTTTCAAATGCCTTATTTCTTCGGATTATTTTTTTCTTCCTGTTCGCTTTACCGGCCAGGATTTCAAGGTAACCCCCCATAGGGAGGTTATCTTCTTGGGAATATCTGTATTGTCGTAAAACCCGGTGAATTTTTCAGACCCCGGACCTCCGGCTGTGATCATGACCGGATGACCGGTATGCGCGAAAGTCGTCCATCCTATCCGGGCTCGTTTGCTCAAGATGCTGGCAAAGGTAAAACCAAACCAGGAAGGATTGTAGGTCCGGTTCGGACTTTTTTGTCCCTGTCCAGCTTTGGTATATTCTATAACTTTCTCTATCTCTTTGGTTTCCTCCTCGGTTAAGTCTGTAATCCTGGTATATTTAGTAAAGATCTCGATGGCCTTGTCAGGGGTCTTCAGGACCTTCCCATAGCCAAGCCACATCTCACTTTTCGTGACTTTCTTAATGACCTCTGGCCGCATGAAATAGTCTTTTCCGATGCCCATGGCCATACCACCGGTCTCGTGATCTCCGCCCACGAGGATAAGAGTATCCGGATCTTCCTTACTAAAATCTATTCCTACCTTGACCGCGTTATCGAGGTCTATTACATCACCAACCGTGCCAGCTGAAGCGTTAGCATGGCAGGCGTGGTCAATTCGGCCACCTTCTACCATGAGGAAGAAGCCTTTGGGGTTCTGCTTGAGAACCTTAATAGCAACAAGAGTCATTTCCGCCAGATTGGGCACCTCGTCAGGCCTGTCCAGATAATATGGCAGGTGGGAATATGTAAAGGCTGCAAAGATCTTGGTGCCTTTTTTTATCTCAAGTGCTATGAGCTCACTTTTTGTCCGAAGCACACTGTAACCTTTTGCTTCAAACTCTTTAAGCAAATCTCGCTCGTCCTTACGCTTGCTCTTCATGCCGCGATCGGGTTCCTGTCTATTATGCGCGGTTTTGGGGATGAAGTACCTTCTTCCGCCGCCCATCCAGACCTCGAACCCCTGATCCAGATATTGATCGGCAATTTTATTTTCCCAATACCGGGTCCTGATGTGAGCGGCAAATGTAGCTGGAGTGGCATGGGTAAGGCGAGTCGTTGTTAGGATTCCGACTGACTTCCCCAGCTTTTTGGCCGCTTCAGCCAGGGTCTCGTAAGCGATCTTTCCCTTTCGATCCATAGATATACATGTGCTTCTAGTCTTGTGGCCGGTAGCCATGGCCGTCCCGGCGCCCGCAGAGTCAGTGACGATACTGCTCAGGGAATAGGTGGTATAAATGCCTACAACGGGTAAGGTGTTCATAGCCAGCTTCCTGCCATACACTTCTTCGGGTATCCGTCGCTGGGCCGCGGCCATACCGTCGCCGATATAAAAGATGACATTTTTAGGTCCGGCAGCCAGGACACCCTGCGGAATCCATAGCACCAGGGCCATGAATACCACGATCAACGTAATCAACAGTCTGCGTTTTGTGGGCATAGTACTGTCTCCTTCCTTGATCAGGCTTCTAAGGTTTTTAAAAGAAGCGGAGGCTCTTCACTCACTCTCCGTGAGGTATTCTCTCTTTATCTCACGGCCGATATTCTCTTTTTACCTTCTGTTAATTATACTATATCATCTGCATATTAGGCCCTTTGTCAAGGAATTTTCATGAGCTGTATTTAGTCATGAAACATGGGTAACCTTCTTTGGTTCTTGTAAAGAAGCGGTTGCTACTGTCCTTTTTCT
The window above is part of the Deltaproteobacteria bacterium genome. Proteins encoded here:
- a CDS encoding YibE/F family protein, with the protein product MKKFITRDIAFVAAVLLIPAGLFLFVGPQKHKRVTVYARIIGIEDNTEIMGTYLKVGEQKVTACVLRGPFQGRKIIVDNDLVGNLMLDRFIEVGDRAIFSLDLEEGVIREAELVDFDRQSWHLIMFVIFAMLLILFARHTGVKALVSFIFTVAVLVKILLPAVLKGYDPLLLCLSLAGLVASVTLLLVSGFSIRTLAAMVGVMIGMVLAAGLTVLAGKGIRLEGMASEHSLILLFSGYPYLNLDRIFWGAVILGASGAMVDVAIAIATAVEQVVKANPSLGARKLIQSGFEVGRAALGTMVTTLLLAYAGCSLFLLLVFDAKETHLARILNYNFVSAEILRILAGSIGMLMVAPITAVIAGVLYHRIYGSKVRIENSYRLEDVN
- a CDS encoding alkaline phosphatase — protein: MPTKRRLLITLIVVFMALVLWIPQGVLAAGPKNVIFYIGDGMAAAQRRIPEEVYGRKLAMNTLPVVGIYTTYSLSSIVTDSAGAGTAMATGHKTRSTCISMDRKGKIAYETLAEAAKKLGKSVGILTTTRLTHATPATFAAHIRTRYWENKIADQYLDQGFEVWMGGGRRYFIPKTAHNRQEPDRGMKSKRKDERDLLKEFEAKGYSVLRTKSELIALEIKKGTKIFAAFTYSHLPYYLDRPDEVPNLAEMTLVAIKVLKQNPKGFFLMVEGGRIDHACHANASAGTVGDVIDLDNAVKVGIDFSKEDPDTLILVGGDHETGGMAMGIGKDYFMRPEVIKKVTKSEMWLGYGKVLKTPDKAIEIFTKYTRITDLTEEETKEIEKVIEYTKAGQGQKSPNRTYNPSWFGFTFASILSKRARIGWTTFAHTGHPVMITAGGPGSEKFTGFYDNTDIPKKITSLWGVTLKSWPVKRTGRKK